The genomic stretch TCCCTACACAAATAATTGAGTTAGGAAATCAGTGTGATGTGGGTTTTGTAATATGCTAAATATGtgaatttaaaatatactcctagaTTTCTTTTCCAAATTTTTGTTCTTACACATTTTTAATTCAAAACTTATTTTAAATTGTAGgagtaaaaatttaaaataaagcaATCAGAAAATATTTTAGATTATGCTGGTCAGCTGGTGTGAAGgataaaaattatgaaattaaattagaatGTGAAATGggtttataaattattaataagcTGATGTCAATTTTGGAACACCAAAACTTAAACTCCCTCCAATCTCTCAACAAAATTATTTCCCGCCAAATAATGGcgccaaaataaataaaattacaatacaATACACGAAATCCGTCTTGATCGTCACACAAGGCGCAATGGCACAGCAAGAAGAAGGAGAAAACCCCGGCGGCATCGACGAGCCGCACAAGCTAAAGATCCCGACCCGCCGAGTCAAGAACATCATGAAACTCGACAAGGATATCAGCAAGGTCAACGCCGAAGCCCTCTTCCTCGTCGCCTCATCCTCCCAGCTCTTCCTCCAGTTCCTCGCCGAGAAATCCGCCCACGCCGCCGtcgagaagaagagaaaaactATAACACTCCAACACATTCGAGTTGCCGCCAAGCGACACCGTCCTACTGCCGATTTTCTGCTCGATTCTCTCCCCGTGCCGGCTGAGCAGAACCATTCGGGAGATCGTGCTAAATCGCGCCCAGATAAGAAGCCAGTTCCTTTTGCTACTCGTTCAATTGATGCTTTCTTTCAAAAGACCACTTAAAATGTCTGTTGGCTGTAAGATAGTTGAACTCTATCTTCGTGCTAGAGGATTGTGATATTCAATTTGGGCATTTTCAATTATTACGGTGCTTACTTTTATTATGAAATCCTGCCTCGTGATTATATTGGAATTTGTGATATCTAAAATTtccctttatttatttgtgcACACGATGTCTTCTCGCTAAAGCCATAAACTGTTGACTATATATAATACCAATATCGTAGTGTGACTATAAATCAGTTCAATGTGTTTCAGTTATACTTTATGAAGTATTTGTTGCATTTGATTTGATCTACGAAATGATATTGCACATGAGGAAGACTACTTGTTTTGTTTGTATAATGCTGCAGAAAAAGTGCAAATATAGGGTTTAGATCTTGGGAAATGATCTGTTAATTTATTTCTGGGCACAACTTTTTTACACTACTATAAGACAATGGAAACCAATTATACGACTGAATTAGTTCTTGATGGGATCCCAATATCCTAGGGTGAGAAGGGCCCAGAAAATGATGAGACAACTGAAACTGTATCTTCTCTGAGATGGTAAGAAAATCTTTTCTGACTGTATGTCCTTTGCCTGTTTGTTTTCTTTCCTCCCTTTATGGAAGATATGCCTTGACTTGGTGAGTTGATGCTGTTTGGTCCCATGGGCTGTAAGCCGGGGGAAGGGTTTCTGTTTAGAAGGCTTGCACTTCCAAAGCCTCCGTTTATGCTTTTATCAGAAAGACGCCGACTGCTGGTGCCTGGCCTTATTCCAAATGGGCTGTCAGGCTCAGCTACTACTTTACTCTGTACCTTCTTCTGTTCCtgcataaaagatcacccttgtatattataaaaatactcTAAAAATGCCACAGGCATAGTTTATAACTTTGTATAATGGAATCTGATATTTTTTGGAATAGATTTGTTACTAGTGAATGGAAAAGGTTCTGATGATATTACCCATTGTCTTTGTTTCTCGTTTTCCTTTTCCTTCCTCAATATATGGTACTCTTCAAGCATTGCCAATAGAGGAACCTGAAGTTCaaattttatttgtgagggaagCCCATCATATTTCTAGTACAATGGTAACTGATGTCaaattttatttgtgagggaagACCATCATATTTCTAGTACAATTgtaactgatgtcaagagggctcgaactcggcacctcatacaataatgtctaagcttcTTGCCACTacgacaaaggctctggacatgAGTATAAGTTGTCTTGAGAGTGTTTTATCTGCTGAAGAGTACTCAACCTAACTAATTTGACCCAAAAGTCACCAGTTTCTGTGAATACTATTTCCACATAGATATCCAATAAATAACCTTCACCATCCACAACTTTTTATATAGGCAACTTTTACTTGCTATATTATCTTAGCACATGTGAAGAAGATGCGTTTTCATAATAATAGCCATTTAGAACGGTATACCTCATCATACAAGAAGACTTTCTTTCTTTCATCTTCCCAGTCCTTAGTCTTGGATATCAGCAAGTCCACCAAAGCTGCCAGGAGGATGAAGCAGACAAAGCACATTGGTATAGATCTCTTTCACCTTCATTCTAGTACAAAATTCTTAAGTTACATATATCATTGAGATAAATCTTAACCTGGTATCTTGTTGACCATCACTCTGGCTCGCTCAGCCCTTTTAAGGTTCTTATGAGCACCTCTGCTAACAGAATAGCGATTTTCATCCTGAATTGGGAAATTAGTGGCTAAGGTTTTCTTGCTTACTGTTCTTAATGTATTTGATGTTTATTCTTTGAATGTAGAAGAAAAGAATCTAACCGTGCTGTACTCTTCTAACCATAGCTCCTCGTCACGTGCTAATATCCACTTTTCAACCTTCTCCATGATCACCTTCCTGCTAGCAGCTTCTTCTTTAGCTTTTGATATCTGTTCATCCATGCTTGTGAGGAGATCAGCATGATCAATCTCCCCTTTTTACAAATTTCCAAGGGTCAAATAGTGATATATGCACAATAACTAGAATTTCTCTTTCAAAAGATTTAGTCTAACCAGAGTCTATTTGGTTGATTATTTTTTCCATCTCTGATCTTGATGGTATTTCCATGTGGGTTCTTCTGCATATGTCCTCAAGCTCTATTTGTTTCTTGAAGAAAAACTCTTTCATCTTGCTTGCTTTCAACTGATCCAGTCTCTTCACTTCAGTCTCAGCCTTGAAAAGATTTCTAATAAATTTAAATCATTCTGGCATAAAATTCTATAAAAGTATCAGAAGGCATACCTGCTGCACCATGTCCAGAGTAAGGGTTCCAGGAGTGGATATCTCTGTTGATGGTATAGATGATAGATTGGAAACTTGTAGATATTCTTGACGGTCTTTATAGGGTGTATCCATGAGATTCCACAAATCAGACAATGTTTTACCAAGTTGTTGCAGCTGCATTAATAAATCAACCAAAAACAGAGTTATTATACTAGGTGTTTGCAGTGAACATGTCTAACAAAGTCTATAGTCTTACTATCCTCTGTGCATTCCATACATGGTTTTGTGTGATATGGACCAGCTCTTACTGAACGAAATTGTACaagatataaaaaattaattaccttGTCAAATCGTGTTTGTTTTTCTGATTGAAGGGACTTCACTGTGCTATCAAGCTTTTCCAGGATACCATCACTTATGTTCTTTGACAATCCTGATAATTCATTCAAGCTTGGGTGCACCTTTGTTATGATCAATGAAGAATCCATTCCTAAAGTGGCCGACAAATTTCTGATTGTGCTTATGTAGTTTTCCATCCTCTGTAGTCTGTCACTCTTTGATATGGATATGAACATGCAAGAGAACAATTAAAGTGATTGGTTTCTTATCCTATTTAGCCCCTAATACTTTAATCATAGTACCTTCTCACTGTGAAGTCTCTGAAGTTCATTTTGGAACTCCTCGAGTTTCTTAAGTGAAAGATCATTCTCATTGACAGAAACAGGTGATGTTGAATCATTATACTCTGTCTGACCTGCAATTTCTGCAGAAATTTTATGTATTTGCCCTTGTACTACTCGGAATTGTTTCACCCGATCTTCTTTCCTTAACTGCATCTCTCTTAGTGCGGGTGTTATAGAATTTAGCTGCTCTTTCAGCGTTCCTGCCATTTTCTCTGGCTGTCACGGATTAAAAAGGTACTTGAATCAAAACAAAGTACAAAACACTGCATATTTAAAAACTTTTCTCCTGCTAAGATCCATAATAATTGTTTGCTGTAAAGTAAATATATTAGAATGCCAAGCTTCTTTCTCCAGTAACTCAACATGAATGGATGTTTTAAATCAGTTTACATAGTTGTAAACAACAATTTTGTTTTTACATCGTGCTTCTCCCTCTGACCATCATGCAGAAAGCATTGATAGTatttttcatgcttcaaaaTTGATCTCTCTTTAAGACTGATCCTTTGTAAGAGCTATAACATTTTGCTATACAGTTTTTGCAATATTGTACAACAATGTTGGCTCTTCCAGGATACATTACTTAATATGATGATTATACAAAggttttggtttaactaatttGTATATCTTACCCTTCCTGGCAGTGATCTTTCTCCAAGTGAGAGGAGGAGATGAGTAAACTCAGCCTCGGACTCTGCAAGCTGCTGATGTAGTCGAGCTCGTGAAATGTTAGCTGTGTCAACTTTTCTTCTATAAATCTCGACACACTCCTGTTCAAGTTCAAGCAGAACCTTTTCCCGCTCAAAATTGTCTTCTCCGACTTCATCCCATATAATCTGCAAGTCATATTACAACAATCTCGTAAGCAAGCTGATTCGTcacatttttataaattaaaaatttgtaaaGACATGCCTGTAATTCTTGTAGTAAGTAGCCACACGATGTCTCTAACGATGCTAAACTTCCCATCCCACCATTTGATTTCTGCAAGGATCCCATCAGGAGAATCCTTTGTGATGAGATGGAAGACGAGAGGAGAAAAGCTCAAGCCCCGATTAGAGAGTTAGCAGTCGTTTCCTAGAGACGACTAGTATTGTCTTGCACTGCAAGAGCAGTTTTAAAAACTAGTGAGATGGAGGGACCATAGTGAGGTGGGACTTTGGTTTTGGGAGTGAATATTTGCTTAAAAGATAAGGTTTCACTGGTGGGATGACAGTGAAACTTTAGGTTCAAGGATTCTTTGTTGCTTTTGAtcttcaacctattttacttTCCAGGTTAACTCTACTGTTTTCAGTGTGAAACAAATGAGATAATGCTTTGTTCTCTCATCACAGTCCAGCTTCTAATGATGTGAGATTTCACCAATTTATTTGCTTCAAGCAGGCCTTGATTCTAAAGCAAAACTCTCAAAAGAAAAAGGGGCAAAAGAAATGGTAATGCACCATAGATTTGTGCTATGAGTGAGAATCTTGTTATTAGATTATGATTATCATATGGGATTACTAGATCACGGTCTCGTGCTCTTAACCTTTATTCTATAATcatgtttaattattgaaataattcTCTTTTCTTGGAAACTTTCCCATCTTAAGTCAGCCAATTAGTAAATTCCTATTTGCTTGCACATGCACTGTGATTCCTCACCAATAATACTCAATCCTATGAATAAAATAACCACTAGAATCGGTCTCTGTAATTCTCTGGACATAATGATGACAATAAGATTAGTGATGGCTTGTCCAAAAAAGGACATTTTACCTTGTCCAAAAAAGTCAGAAACAAAACCAGCACGTTGCTAACGTAGAATGTTTAATTTAGAAGACCATATAATGTAGATTTTAATCTAGAATGATCGGTAGCATTTCCTTATCACTACGCTTTTGTTAGGTGGCGCAGGTAAGCGAGAGCATCACTAAAtcgtggtttttttttttcttaaaattaattacctttgagttttaattaaaaatcctaattttatattaatactaTAAACTACGTACAATCCCATTAACGTCAAATGTTAACAGTAAAAGTTTAAAGATAACCAAATTGTTTTAACAATCATATCTTGTTGTAATTGATCAGCACAGATGAAATCCCATTCTAAGGAATCTTCAAATTTAAACTTTTAAGCTTACATCATTTAGAGGCCAAAATTCCAAATATATACTTGTATTGTATCCAATTGTTTCTTGGGCTTTAAGACTGTTTGCTCTTTAAATTTTGATAACGtttaaaattgaagaaaaagatTGGACTACGAGGAAAATTGGAAAAACATACTAACCTTGGTCTCAAAAGTCTTGGGTTTCAGATAATATATGGCTTTTAAAAAGTAGGATAACTATAAACGTTGGCAATTAAATCATCAATTGCAGTCTAGTGCAACAATATCAGACATCCCGTGTATTTATGTGTCAACGCAATCCTACTTATATTAGTTTATACAATCGATTTTGTGACCGTTTccatataaattattaaaagtgAATTGTACTCGTCCGtaccttaaaaaaaattatcacaaTTTGATCGgatacggattttaagaaatgaaatgaaaagtgggttgaaaggTTGatagaatgtgagtcctacttttaaagtattaattttataataaaatgtaagtgagatcaagttagtggaatatgagatccactacaaaaaaaatagtagaaagtgaaatgtgacaaattttatgggacggatgaaaatggaaaaatatgacaaatttcaGGGACTAGGGACTGAGGGAATATTACttttttagaaaagaaaataatgttattatattagaatatccccctccaaaaaaaaaagaatacgtTTCTATTAACACATCGGACTATTAATATTGCCCCATACTGTAAAATAAAAAGCTACTAAAATGCTTGTTGGATCCCACAAATGTATGTCACACTTTTTTATAGAGATATTTTTATGTTACATGTGAGTACCGTGTTCATTTAGTTTACTTTAATACTACTGTTATTAATTcctagtatatttttatatgtgCAGTTTGATTCCGATATCTATAAATTTGTTATTAACGTAGTTAAATTAAATTCTATAATGCAGAGGGTTTGGCAAAAAGGAATTAATTTTGCATTGTTGACCAATCCATGGACAAGTTTGAATATGTCACTCTTATTTTTCCAACTTAGCACTTTTGTTGATTTACAAACGAAATAAATGGCTGGAGTTAAAGATAATTGAGACAATGACATTAGGTAGCATGGCctgtattttaaaaatagagaaAGAAGGATAAAAAGAAATTGGATTGGTAAAAGTTGGAAAGGTGAATAAAAATAGAGAATGCATGTATCAGGTGAGACGCGTGCACAAAGTAAGTCGAAAGTTGAGCCAATTCAATGCGGCTAGAAATGAGTTGAGAGTAAGGATGTGGCCTTTGCAGCCCCTCAAGAAGTCATCCATCTCGTGCCGCTACAACGGTGCCGGACCACAGCGTCTTGTCATATTCATCCCACCTTTACCACCTTCAACAGTTGTTCATGGTACTTGATGTACTTCTCTTTGTCCGCTTCAACAAATGCAAAATCAAACGCCCCTTCCTCACCctatacctatatatatatccatTCATTTCCCATACATcatataggagtactatatactacttcgtccaaaaaataaaatagtcttGGTTGTGAACGACGgatattttaatgtaaaataaataaattaaaatgttgTCAGTGGAAAATGAGATCTACCCCATCAAAGATAAAAGCATACTATAAACAGATAGAGATTAATTTTAATGGATGACACGAAATGGAAAAACAAGATTTTTTTCCGTGGACGAAGATATTAATTATGTACCTTGGAGAGGAGGTCCTTCATGACATGCATAGCATCAGACTGGATGAACTGAATTTTGTGAGTCATGTTTGCCTTTTCAATAAAAGGCAATCCAGTCTCGTAGGCTTCTCTATCCGGGTCGATGGCGATTATCTTGGCATCATCGGGAAGAGCGAGAGCAGTCGACAGAAGTGAATAACCAGTGAAAACTCCCACTTCTAATGTCTTCTTTGCATTCATTATTTTCTACAGCATAGACAGAAACTGGCCCTCATCCGCAGGCACATTCATTAGACTCCTATCACAACACCAACACCAATTTTCTCACTCAAATTATTATCATGCATATTAATGTTTATGATCATTCGTaccaaaattgatatttatCGACGGTCGCTTTCCTGATCTCTTTCAGTTGTTCGTGCTCTCTTGGATAGGCACTTGTTCCAAAATATACTGCATTACATATAACAAATTAAAACAACTTTCTAAACTATATTTCAAACATGCACAAATTTAAAATGcataaaaagaaaaacctttGCGAGGGCCTCGCTCTGAAGAATGGAGCCGTAGTACTTGTCCTTCATTTTCAAACTCTAAAATAAAAGATGACTGTTAATTGATGCTATGGTTTGAACTTTGAATGGTGATATATGTTTGTTTGAAAGAATAAGCCAATTTATAAAGCTCCAAGCAACGCGTTAAACCTCTATTTGGAATTAATCACATACAACACAACAACTAGGTTCATTATTATTCGGTAGTTTacctttttaatattttagtttttGAGAGTAGGTGCAATTCTTGATTAATGCACTTAGTTAGGTGTAGGCAAAGGCCAACTCAATTTTAGTCCAAGTTGATTAATTTTCCAATTACGAGGTTTAAGCGAGTTGTAGTAGTGCCATTCACCATTGATCAGAACCTGAGGAGGCATGTTTCCTACCAATAAATAGGAACAAAAgttttcaataatattttatgcaacTACTTGGCATTGAATATATCGTTATGATCTAACACGATGTCTTCTTACTAACTTGTTCACAAACTAAAACGTATACGCACACATTAATTATGAAAACTGTTAATATGTTAATTAGGATAATTAAATGTTTGATTAGACATTACTTAGATGTTGATATGTATGTATATTGCCTGTGGCGCTAGTTAGTTGTGACTGCACATGAAACCTACTCATTATTACATGCACAAATCCATTTTCAAAGATCTGCAGTATAACTATGCTAAATTCAACTGGAATCATTCTGTCTTTGATTATTGGAATTTTGATGTGAGCATTATTCATTCTACACTGAATTATTAAAATAGTTCAcattaaaattagaaataccATATAACCTTTCTTGTGGCCGGATGAGATATTGAGATTGTCCCATTCCTATAGCAACAAATAAATATGAGCATATACTACAAACTGAAACTAATTTATATCAACCTAACTAGCTAGTTAGTTATATGCTTCAACATTAAAGGCTAATCACTCATAAAATTTGGAACTTAGCGGTATCTACCCCCTTAGTAAAATTAACTATCCTATTAACACTAACTTCTCATTTcactattttataaataatactactatgtaCAAACGAATAAATTATGACACATGTTTTTCTAAACAAAAATTACTGTATAACAAGTCTTATAGTTTAATAGTGCTcttcttttttaaaaagtaaaggTGAATGACTTGATAAGAATCTTGTAATTTAAAAATGCTTATCCAATCAGGAGTTTGGTGAGTGCAATTAAAATAGGACGGAAGTTAGAAGTTTGGTATAAGTCATTACGCATAAAAATGACAAGTCATGATTAGGAGTTTGGTAAAGGGCATTAGGAATCAATAAACTAAATATGAGAGCCCATAGAAATCAAGTTCCGTGTAGGAGTGGTGGTGAATGGTGATAATACgagtattattaaaaaaaatttaaatttcaatgCCATTATATACTATACTAGTTTAAAATGTCGAATAAAAGCTAAATTATgcaataattaatcaaattaatcaACTCAAGTTTAGCTgttaaaaatatagtattataGTAAATTAGGTATATGGGTCATGACTGCAATgtgaatttcaaaattatttcttATCTGGCTAATAACACTTTGCGGTATACCCACCACTGATTAAATCAAAATGATATACATATTGTGGATAGTGATATGatacaaactctatatattgtataaACTCTAAACTTTTCAATACAGTGTCAACATAGTGTAAAATTtaaagattttgatgtcaacacattgtcaataCGGTGTCAACTGTTGacattatgttgatattttctgttgatgCTATTTTAtaatctgttgacattttctaacagtCCAGATCATAATTTtgagtttgtataatatatagagtttgcatttgattacatccttATTGTTCTATTggttaaatcaaatatatataaggtttggataattatttatttctaaatatacaCACCGGACATTGTGTGGAAGTCTGATGTTCGTTTCTAGCCCACACATGCAAGCTCGTTTTAAAAATCTCTTAAATCTTGATCCATATAAATTTAGTATCATGTCTCATCAATAAAAGTTGGATAATCTACACctttatgaggccttttaaagGAACGCATGaccatttttaatataataaaatatgaatgtgCATTATTTTGTAGTTGCTCGTATATAACTAGAATTACTTTTCCCTCACATACGTACTCAAAAGAGAGTGCAATGAATAATGCAAGTTTGTTAACAAAAATGTAGATTTAAATTGGGCTAGTTGATAAACTTTTCGAAGTAATTAGAAAAAACGGAAAAAACTTGATGATTATCCAGCCAAACAATTtggttaattttatttttcgaaaAAATTGATCTTCAAGGTATGTCACTATCATAGTGACTTAGGTAGGTAGGCTTATAACACTATATAACTAAAATTCAAGATTGTTAATATGGGTTGGTTTCATAAAACCTTAATTATTCCAACTTTCATCTCGATGTCAAAACTCATACTCCACTAGATTAAGAACATTTTGAAGCTCCGACATTATTACTCATCATtagatattataattaaaattgacAATCTAATATGACAAAGAGGATATGAGCTTAAAAAATCATTAaacaattttgaattcaaaatccaGCTAATTATTAAGATTTAAGAGCAAGTTCCtcttatttatgattaaaacacACATTTTATCATTAGAGCTGGGGTTCATAGCATGTTCCTCAAAAGTTGATTACATGGatcatttcaaaattttatgtaCATAATTTATAATTGATAGCAGTCATTATTATAAATCactaattaaattctaatttaatctATATATATTCTTGCGGATTTTGTAAGCATATACATAAAAATGAATGCGCAGCTTCATTTACACATTCTGAAATTCCGAAACCTTTATggaaaatatgttaattaaaacTGTTTAAAAACCCAATAGCGAATAAAGGCAGATTGATTtattaatggaaataaaaaagagaatcaGTGAAGGCGCCTGCAAAGAGAGAGGCCATCTCCAATTGAAAGATGAGCCAGGTCGATGCGACTATCATTCGCCAAAAACGTGTTCAAATTCCTGAGGAAGATCCGATTCTCGCCGATCTGATCCTTCCATTCCTGGCTGAGATCGTCGTCGGCCAATGCGACGGTGCCGGACCACAGGGTGTTGTCGTAGGCGATCATCCCTCCCACCCTCACCAGTTTCAGCAGCAGCTCGTGATAATTGATGTAGTTCTCCTTGTCCGCGTCCACAAATGCGAAATCAAATGTCCCTTCTTCTCCCTGCAAACTCATCATAATCAGATCATCAAGCTCAAACTAGAATATACTCCATCTGATTGAAGATTGAGAGAATTACATTTTGGAGCAATTGATTAATAGCAGTGACTGCGTCGGAATTAACGAATTGGATCTTGTGAGCCACGCCTGCCTTCTCAATAAACGGCAAACCGACCTCGTATGCTTCTCTATCTGGATCTATCGCTATCACCTAAgcaaaatcaaattcaattacattttttttaattaaatatcataCAATGATAATAGATAGTACTATTAAAATTCTTTTTCCTCATTACTTTGGCTTTATCAGGGAGGGCAAGAGCAGTAGCCAAAAGGGAATAGCCAGTAAACACTCCAACTTCTATTGTTTTCTTTGCATTCATCAATTTCAACATCATTGACAGAAGCTGCCCTTCATCGGCTGGAACATTCATCACACTCCTGAAAATAGTTACTTTTTCGGTTACATTTTTCACATTGATTTTATATATAGATTTTGGGTTAATCATATCTCAACATACAAGTGACTGTATCTGTCAACGGTAGCATGCCGAAGTTCCTTCAGTTGTTGGTGCTCTCTTGGATAGGCACTTGTTTCCAGAAGGTACTGCAATTAGACAAGTTAATCGTAatgaataaattatactccatttatTCCCACATAGTTGAGATGAAACTTTTGGGCTTAGAATTTAAGAAAAGAATGTTGAGTccgttaaataaatagataaaaaagtttagagagggaaaaaagtagAAGGGACaaagtaaaaagtaaataaagtaaaaagtgtAAAGTAGAGGGAATTTCCCGAAATTTGTATGTTTTCAAGAAAAATACTTCCatgtcccaataaatatgaaacgtttAGGGTTTACTCTTTAGTAAGAGAAAAGGAGctagtaaagtaaaatagagtataagagagagggaaaagtagttattgctattttaaaaaatattttatttttaatgagacaattTTCATTTCTAATAGAACATAGGGAGTAAATTACTCCTGTATATGTGAATAGAGGCAGTCCTTTTTCATGGATGTTTATGCCAAAAATACAGAAATTATAGGGAGATAACATAGACTGCAAGAGAATTAGTAAGAAACTTTATATCGTTATTTTCTtggattacttataattaagAAGGTAAAAGAAATAAACCTTAGTGAGGGCCTCGCTTTGGAGAATGGTGCACGAGAATTTCTCTTTCATCTTGGAAAAAAATGCTATTCTTGAGAATTAAGACTAGTAGAAGAGGTTGAGATTAATCTTTACGGATCTCCAATAGCTTCACCTTAAGATTATTTATAGAATCCTTAAGACCCCCAAAATTTTGGTTGGTAAGGCTCATATTTAATTGTTTGCACTTTGCATGATAGTGGAGGTGGGTTACTGTAGGTTGGTTTGGTGGACCTCTTTTTCATCACCTATGCCAGTGATCCTCATTGCTTTTTCTCAATCACCACCATAGCAcgtccaaattaaattaaagggACCTACttgttattataattattaagtaaagTGCTCCTTAGTGTGTTTTCTTAATTAACCAACTGAAGAGGCCATGCCTCAGTAACAAGGAGAGGGTTTGGTGACTTTGATTTAACAATTCTGATATTGCTAGATTTTCTACCTAACTTGTTGACAAAGTATAAATTTCTTGTTAATTATTGAAGAaaattaattacataaaaattaGATATAAAGAACGTATTACGTATGTACCATAATTATATAGCTAGGTTAAATTAAAAGCGTTTGCCTCTTGCTAATGGTTCGAGCATTTTGCTTCATTTGCTGCAGAATGCATAtatcgaaaaaaaattaaaattgttctaaatttttttaagtatataatattataagatCACAAATTAATATAATCATATATAAAATG from Salvia splendens isolate huo1 chromosome 4, SspV2, whole genome shotgun sequence encodes the following:
- the LOC121798474 gene encoding chromatin accessibility complex protein 1-like; its protein translation is MAQQEEGENPGGIDEPHKLKIPTRRVKNIMKLDKDISKVNAEALFLVASSSQLFLQFLAEKSAHAAVEKKRKTITLQHIRVAAKRHRPTADFLLDSLPVPAEQNHSGDRAKSRPDKKPVPFATRSIDAFFQKTT
- the LOC121798424 gene encoding 65-kDa microtubule-associated protein 8-like: MGSLQKSNGGMGSLASLETSCGYLLQELQIIWDEVGEDNFEREKVLLELEQECVEIYRRKVDTANISRARLHQQLAESEAEFTHLLLSLGERSLPGRPEKMAGTLKEQLNSITPALREMQLRKEDRVKQFRVVQGQIHKISAEIAGQTEYNDSTSPVSVNENDLSLKKLEEFQNELQRLHSEKSDRLQRMENYISTIRNLSATLGMDSSLIITKVHPSLNELSGLSKNISDGILEKLDSTVKSLQSEKQTRFDKLQQLGKTLSDLWNLMDTPYKDRQEYLQVSNLSSIPSTEISTPGTLTLDMVQQAETEVKRLDQLKASKMKEFFFKKQIELEDICRRTHMEIPSRSEMEKIINQIDSGEIDHADLLTSMDEQISKAKEEAASRKVIMEKVEKWILARDEELWLEEYSTDENRYSVSRGAHKNLKRAERARVMVNKIPALVDLLISKTKDWEDERKKVFLYDEVPLLAMLEEYHILRKEKENEKQRQWEQKKVQSKVVAEPDSPFGIRPGTSSRRLSDKSINGGFGSASLLNRNPSPGLQPMGPNSINSPSQGISSIKGGKKTNRQRTYSQKRFSYHLREDTVSVVSSFSGPFSP
- the LOC121798458 gene encoding flavonoid 3',5'-methyltransferase-like gives rise to the protein MKEKFSCTILQSEALTKYLLETSAYPREHQQLKELRHATVDRYSHLSVMNVPADEGQLLSMMLKLMNAKKTIEVGVFTGYSLLATALALPDKAKVIAIDPDREAYEVGLPFIEKAGVAHKIQFVNSDAVTAINQLLQNGEEGTFDFAFVDADKENYINYHELLLKLVRVGGMIAYDNTLWSGTVALADDDLSQEWKDQIGENRIFLRNLNTFLANDSRIDLAHLSIGDGLSLCRRLH